The Kocuria flava nucleotide sequence CGGCGACCTCGGCGGTGCGGCCGAAGAAGTGGGCCTCGTCCTCGGGGCGGTAGGCGCGCAGGCCCACGTAGGGGGTCGTCGCCGGCTGGGCCGGGGTGCGGGCGCGGGCCACGTCCGCCCACCACTGCTCGGCGGGGCGCTCCTCCGTCAGCCCCAGGGCCTCGAGCAGGGCGGTGAACTCGCGGCGCAGGCCCGGGCCGGGCAGGTGCGCGCCGCTGAGCCAGCCCTGGATCGTGCTGGCCGGCAGCCCCGAGGCGGCGGCCAGGGCACGCACCGACAGCCCGCGGCGGCGGCGGGCCGCGCTGAGCTGCTCGGCCAGCGGGGGCCGGCCGGGGTCGGACGGGCTCACCGGGCACCTCCTCGGATCGGTCGGGGGAGCTCCCACGGTAGTGGCCGCGGGCCCCCCGGTCGTGCCGGGGCCCGGCGCGCCGCCCGGCCGGTGGTGGCGGTGGAGGCCCTGGTCACAGCGGGGCCGGCAGCACCCGCCGGGTGTCCCACGGCACCGCCCAGCCCAGGGCGGTGAGCACCCGGTCCAGGAGCACGCCGGTGAAGCCCCAGACGGTGACCGTGCCGGAGGTGCCCGGCACCGGGACGGTGAACGCCGGCGAGCGGTAGGTCTGCGACCCGCGGGTCACCCCGGCGTAGTGGCGGTTGGCGGGGTCGAGCAGGTCCAGGACCGGCACCCGGAAGACCAGCGAGCTCTCGGCGTGGTCGACCACGTCCACCGGGGAGCTCTCGTGCCACCACGCGAGCACCGGGGTCACGAGGTGGTTGGAGACGGGCAGCGGGACGGGGGCCAGGGCGCCGAGCACCTCCACGCCCCGCGGGTCCAGGCCGGTCTCCTCCTCGGCCTCGCGCAGGGCGGCGCGCACGTGGGCGGCGCTGACCGTCCCGCCGGGCAGGTCCAGGCGCTCCTCCGGGTCGCCGTCCTCCGGGTCCAGGCGCCCGCCCGGGAAGGCCACCTGGCCGGGGTGGGAGCGCAGCGTCGCGGCCCGCTGCACGAGCAGCACGTCGAGGTCGCGGCCCACGCCCTCGGTCCCGCCCCGGGCCCGGGAGGGCAGCTCGTCGAGGGCACCGAAGAGGATGAGCACGGCCGAGCGGCGGTAGTCGGGCTCGATCCGCCCGATCCGCCAGGGCTCCCGGTCCTCCATGGTCAGCAGGTGGCCGCCGCGGGCCACCCGCAGCAGGTCCTGGTAGGCGTCGTGGGCGGGGCTCACGGGGCGAGCTCCCAGCCCTCGGCCCGCAGCTGCGCCCGGGTGCGCCCCGCGAGGTAGCCCTCGAGCAGCGCCTCGCGGCCGGGGGCGAACTCGTACTTCAGCAGCGCGGCCGCCTCGGCCGTGCCCGTGGGGCCCTCCCCGTAGGAGGGGCACAGGTCGGCGACCGGGCAGACCCCGCAGGCCGGGCGGCGGGCGTGGCAGACCCGGCGCCCGTGGTAGACGAGCCGCTGCGAGAGGTCCGTCCAGTCGCGGGGCTCGAACAGCTCCGCGACGTCGCGCTCGACCTTGACCGGGTCCTCCTCCCCGGTCCAGCCGAAGCGGCGGGCGAGCCGGCCGAAGTGGGTGTCGACCGTGAGGCCCGGCACCCCGAAGGCGTTGCCGAGCACCACGTTGGCGGTCTTGCGCCCGACCCCGGGCAGAGTCACCAGGTCTTCCAGCCGGCCGGGGACCTCGCCGTCGAAGTCGTCGACGATGCGCTGGGCGAGGGCGCGGATCGCCCGGGTCTTGGCCCGGTAGAACCCCAGGGGGCGCACGATCTGCTCCACCTGCGCCTCGTCGGCCTCGGCGAGCGCGCGCGGGGTGGGGCAGGCGGCGAACAGCCGGGGCGTGGTGGCGTTGACGCGCACGTCGGTGGTCTGGGCGGAGAGCACCGTGGCCACGAGCAGCTGGTAGGGGTTCTCGAAGTCGAGCTCGGCGACCGCGTAGGGGTAGGCCTCGGCGAGGACCGCGTTGATCCGGCGGGCCCGGCGCTTGCGCGCCAGCGGGGTCTCCGCGGCGCCGGTCCGCCGCCGCCGCGCGGCCCCGGCCCGGGCCCGGGCGGGGTCCACGGCGCGCAGGTGGGCGGGCGGGGGGACGGGGGTCGCGGCGGCCATGCCCCCGATTCTAGGCGGGGTGTGCCGGGCGGCTTCCGTGACCCCGTGCGGCGTGGCCGCTGTGGAAGCGCCCCGGTCCATCGTCTAGGGTGAAAAGCGACATTCTGTGAGCTGCGACACGGAGCCGGGGACCGTTCCGGCCCGTGCGCGGCGCGCCACGACGAAGGGACGCCAGATGGCATCGGAGACCGCTCCTGTCGAGACCACGACCTTTGCCCCCAGCCGCGAGTTCGCCGCGCAGGCCAACGCCGGCGCGGAGCTCTACGAGCAGGCCGAGGCGGAGGGCACCGAATTCTGGGCCCGCCAGGCCCGCGAGCTGCTGACCTGGTCCAAGGACTTCACCGAGGTCCTCGACTGGTCGAACCCCCCGTTCGCGAAGTGGTTCCAGGACGGCACCCTCAACGCCTGCTACAACGCCGTGGACCGCCACGTCGAGGCCGGCAACGGCGACCGGGTCGCCATCCACTTCGAGGGCGAGCCCGGCGACAGCCGCAGCTACACCTACGCCGAGCTCAAGGACGAGGTCTCGAAGGCCGCCAACGCGATGGCGGACCTCGGCGTGGTCAAGGGCGACCGCGTGGCCCTGTACCTGCCGATGATCCCCGAGGCCGTCATCGCGATGCTGGCCTGCGCCCGGATCGGCGCGATCCACTCCGTGGTCTTCGGCGGCTTCTCCGCCGACGCGCTGCGCTCGCGGGTGGAGGACGGGCAGGCGAAGCTGGTCGTCACCGCCGACGGCTCCTTCCGCCGCGGCAAGCCCTCGATGCTCAAGCCCGCCGTCGACGACGCCCTCTCCCGGGGCGGCTCCTCGGTGGAGCACGTGCTCGTGGTGCGCCGCAACGAGGCGGAGGTCGGGATGACCGAGGGCCGCGACGTGTGGTGGCACGACGTCGTCGACGCCGCCTCGACCGAGCACACCCCGTCCGAGCAGGGCGCCGAGGACCCGCTGTTCGTCCTCTACACCTCCGGCACCACCGGCAAGCCCAAGGGCATCATGCACACCACGGGCGGCTACCTCACCCAGGGTGCCTTCACCCACAAGTACGTCTTCGACCTCAAGCCGAAGACGGACGTCTACTGGTGCACCGCGGACGTCGGCTGGGTCACCGGCCACTCCTACGTGGCCTACGCGCCGCTGGTCAACGGCTCGACGCAGGTGATCTACGAGGGCACCCCCGACTCCCCGCACCGCGGCCGGTTCTGGGAGATCGTGCAGAAGTACAAGGTGTCGATCATGTACACCTCCCCCACCGCGATCCGCACCATGATGAAGTGGGGCGAGGAGATCCCGGCCGAGTACGACCTCTCGTCGCTGCGCGTGCTGGGCACCGTGGGCGAGGCCATCAACCCGGAGGCCTGGACCTGGTTCCACCGCGTCATCGGCGGCGGCCGCTGCCCGATCGTGGACACCTGGTGGCAGACCGAGACCGGCGCGATCATGATCTCCCAGCTGCCCGGGGTCACCGTCGCCAAGCCGGGCTCCGCGCAGGTGCCGATGCCCGGGATCAAGGTCGACGTGGTCGACGACGAGGGCAAGCCGCTGGGCAACGAGCAGTCGGGCCTGCTGGTGGTCCGGGAGCCGTGGCCGGCGATGCTGCGCACCATCTGGGGCGACGACGACCGCTACGTGGACACCTACTGGTCCCGCTTCGGCGACATGTACTTCGCCGGGGACGGTGCCAAGCGCGACGCCGACGGCGACGTCTGGATCCTGGGCCGCGTGGACGACGTCATGAACGTCTCGGGCCACCGCCTCTCCACCCCGGAGATCGAGTCGGCGCTGGTCTCCCACTCGTCGGTCGCCGAGGCCGCGGTCGTGGGCGCGACCGACGAGACCACCGGCCAGGCGGTCATCGCGTTCGTCATCCTCTCCGACCAGGCCGAGGCCGAGGGACGGGACAAGGCCGAGCTCGCCGAGGAGATGCGCGCGCACGTGGGCAAGGAGATCTCCCCGATCGCCAAGCCCAAGAAGGTCCTCATCGTCCCCGAGCTGCCCAAGACCCGCTCGGGCAAGATCATGCGCCGCCTGCTCAAGGACGTGGCCGAGGAGCGCGAGGTCGGCGACGTCTCGACCCTCGCCGACCAGACGGTGATGCAGCAGATCGTGGACTCGCTGGCCGAGTAGGCCCCGCGGGACCGCGCGGAGGGCGGGGAACCGGCCGGTTCCCCGCCCTCCGGCGCGTCCGGGGCGGGGCTCTGGCAGGATCGGGGGCATGCGCAGACCCATCTACGTGCTCAACGGCCCCAACCTGAACCTGCTCGGCACTCGCCGCCCGGAGGTCTACGGGACGACGACGCTGGCCGACATCGAGGCCGCCGTGCGCGCCCGGGCGGGCGCCGCCGGGTGGGACGTCGCCTTCCACCAGACCAACCACGAGGGGGTGCTCGTGGACCTGATCCAGGAGGCCCGCACGGCGGGGGCCGCGATCGTGATCAACCCGGCGGCCCTCACCCACTACTCGATCGCCGTCCACGACGCCCTCGAGGCCGCCGAGCTGCCCGTCGTGGAGGTGCACCTGTCCAACGTGCACCGGCGGGAGGCGTTCCGGCACACCTCCTACGTGTCGCTGCAGGCGGACGCCGTCATCGCCGGCGCCGGGGCGCAGGGCTACGAGCTGGCCCTGGACTGGCTGCTGCGCACCCTCGGGGAGCCCGCCGGGACCTGAGCCGCCGGTGTCCGGGCCTCCGCGGGCCGAGCCGGGCGGGCCGGAACGGGCCGCGGGATCAGGCGGCGCAGGTGCCGGGGACCACGGCCTGGGTCCGCCCAGCGGCGGCGTCGAGGGCGGCGCGCAGCTCCCCGAGGGTCAGGGCGTAGCCGACCTGCCCCTCGAGGGCCTTGGCGAAGACGACCCCGGCCACGGTGCCGTCCTGGGCGACGAGCGGCCCGCCGGAGTTGCCCTGCTGGACGTGCCCGGCGACCTGGATGATCTCCATGGTCCCGCCGCCGGCGCCGTCCTGCAGCGGGGCGAGGGCGGTGCCCTGCACCGTGGCGGAGCCGGCGCTGAACGGCCCGCCCAGGGGGTAGCCCATGAACGCGACGAGGTCGCCCGGGGCGGGGTCCTGGCCCAGCGGCAGCGGGCGCACGTCCAGGGTCGGGACGGAGAGCACCGCGAGGTCCGCGGCGGGGTCGTAATGGACGACCGAGGCGGTGTGCACGGTGCCGTCGCGGGTCTGCACGACCGGCTCCTGCACCCCGGCGACCACGTGGGCGTTGGTGACCACCTGGCCCGGCGCGGTGGGGAACCCGGAGCCCGTCTGGTTCTGCCGGCACTCCACGGCGGTGCCGTAGACCTGCACCACGGAGCGGCCCGCCTCCTGGAGGGCGGGGCCGTCCGCGCTCTGCTCGGGGGCCTCCTGGGCGGGGAAGAGCAGGGCGTCGAGCTCCCGGATGCCGGTGGCCCCGTCCACGGCCTCCCGGGCCTCGGTCACCGCCGAGCGCACGGGGCCGGGCGTGTGCTCGTCGATGGCCCGCAGCACGGCGGAGGAGGCGATCTGCTGGGACACGGACGGGATCCCGAGCTGGGCCACGAACGAGGCCAGCAGGGACAGCACGAGGGCGGCCACCGAGACGTCCAGCAGCGCCCCGGCCACCCGATTGAGCGGGCCCAGCCGCATCCGCTCGGTCACGGCCGACAGCGCCCGTCCCACGAGCCCGCCCAGCACCTGCCCGAGCACGAGCAGCACGAGCACCGCGGCCAGCACCGCGCCCACCCGGTACTGCGGGTCGACCTGGGCGCTGACCCACGGGGCCGTGGTGAAGGCCGCCACGGCCCCGACCACGAAGCCGGCCAGGGAGCCGAGGGAGTTGAAGAAGCCCCGGCGGAACCCGAAGACGAGGTAGCCCAAAAGCACGACGGCCAGCAGGACGTCGAGCAGGTTGAGGGTCGGGGACATCGGCTTCCTCCGCGGGAGGGGACGGACGGGACGGGACCCCAGCATAGGGAGCACCTCTGGGAGAACCGTGGACCGTCCCTGCCCCCCGTTCCGGGGGCTGCCCGGCCCGGGTGCCGCGGCGGCCCGCGGGCCCGGTCCTTGGGAATCGTGCGCCGGAGACACTACAGTGAACCGCAGGACAGTCAGGCCGCTCACACTCCCGTGCGGGGCGGCCCCGCCGCACACCTGCCCGCCGGCACCGCCCGGGGCGGGCGAGATCTTGAGGAGAACCATGGACATCGACGTCCTCCGCCGCGCCCCGCTCTTCGCGTCCCTGGACGACCAGGCCTTTTCCGCGCTGACCGAGGAGCTCACCGAGGTCGAGCTCACCCGCGGCTCGACCCTGTTCCACGAGGGCGACCCGGGCGACCAGCTCTACTTCATCGTCTCCGGCAAGATCAAGCTCGGGCGCACCGCGGCCGACGGCCGCGAGAGCCTCGTGGCGATCATGGGCCCGGGCGAGCTGTTCGGCGAGATGGCGCTGTTCGACCCCAGCCCCCGCTCCACCTCCGCGACCGCCGTCTCGGAGACCCGCCTGATGGGGCTCAAGCACGCGAACCTCAAGAAGGTCATCGAGCGCTCCCCCGACGTCTCGGCCCAGCTGCTCCAGGCCCTGGCCCGCCGCCTCCGCCGGACCAACGAGTCCCTGGCCGACCTCGTCTTCTCCGACGTCCCGGGGCGCGTGGCCAAGGCCCTGCTCGACCTCGCGGACCGCTTCGGCCGCCCGGCCACCGACGGCATCCTGGTCGCTCACGAGCTGACCCAGGAGGAGCTGGCCCAGCTGGTCGGCGCCTCCCGCGAGACCGTCAACAAGGCCCTCGCCGAGTTCGTCCAGCGCGGCTGGATCCGCCTCGAGGCCCGGGCCGTGGTGATCCTCGACCTCCAGCGACTCAAGCAGCGCAGCCGCTGACCGAGCGCACCGCAACGGCCCGGCCGTCCCGCGAGGGACGGCCGGGCCGTTCTCGTGCACGGGCCGCTTGCCGCGCCGATGCGGGCGCGCCGGGACCGGCGCGGAGGGGCAGGGCTCAGCCCAGGTCCAGACGCAGGACCGGCCTCCCCCCGTGCTCCTCGAGCACGGGGTTGAGGGTGGCGATCCGCCGTTTCTTCGCCAGGAACGCGATCGCGGAGGAGCACTCGGCCAGCGACTCGAGCGCGACCAGGCTGCCGGGGGCCAGCAGCTCGGCCGGGGGCCGCCCGAGGGTGTCCGGCCGGCCGACGAGGTCGCCCAGCCAGGTGCCGTGCGGGTCCGCCACGGCGCGGGCCGCGTCCACCCACCCGCACCACGTCCCGCGGGAGCCGAGCAGGGACGCCGTCTGGCCGTCGGGGACCACGGCGGTGAAGTAGTGCACGTCGTGGCGGCGGTGCACGAAGTCCGAGCTGACCCAGTGGGCCAGCGGCCGCAGCAGGTCCGAGCGCAGCACGAGCCGGCGCCGGCCGAGGACGTCCGCGAGGGACACGTCCCCCAGGGCGAGGGCCTCCCGGGAGCGCAGCCACTCGGCGCCCTCGACGGACTCGACGGTGCTCATCGGATCGGGGCCGGCCAGCAGCACCCCGACCTCCTCGAAGGCCTTGCGGGCGGCGGCGACGACGGCCCGGCGGGCCCGGCCGACGTCGTCGGTGCCCAGCCGCCGCGTCCACTCCAGGGGCGTGGGCCCGGCCCAGTCGAGGGGGTCGTCGTCGTGGGCCTCGACGGGCCCGCCGGGGAACCCGACGGGGCCCAGCGAGGAGCTGCCGGTGCGGTGGGTGAGCAGGGTCTCGACCCCGTGCTCGCCGTCGCGCACGAACACCACCGCGGCCGCCGGCACGGGGGTGCTGCCGGGGATGCCGGCGCCGCGCTCGAGCCAGGCCCGGGCGGCCTCGCGGTGGCGTTCGGGGACCTCGAAGAAGCGGACGGCGGGCAGCCGCCCGGTGCGCGGCGCGCGCTCAGGCGAGCTCGGCAACCAGTTCCACCTCGACCGGCGCGTCCAGCGGCAGCACGGCCACGCCCACGGCGGAGCGGGCGTGCACGCCGGCGTCGCCGAAGATCCGGCCCAGCAGCTCGGAGGCGCCGTTGACGACCCCGGGCTGGCCGGTGAAGGAGGGGTCGGAGGCCACGAAGCCCACGACCTTGACGATGCGCCGGACCCGGTCCAGGTTCCCGACGGCCTCGCGCAGGGCGGCGACCGCGTTGAGGGCGGCGCGCCCGGCCAGCTCCTGGGCCTGCTCGGGGGACACGGTGCCCGCCGCGCCCGAGGCGCTCACCTTGCCGGTGGCCGGCAGGGCCCCGTCCACGAACGGCAGCTGCCCCGAGGTCCAGGCCCAGGTCCCGGCCACCACGGCCGGCACGTAGGCGGCCACGGGGGCGGCGACGGGGGGCAGCTCGAGGCCGAGCTGGGCGAGACGGGCCTCGACGGCGCCGGTGCGGGGGTCGTTGCTCATGGTCTCCTCCGGGTCGGGGGCGCCGTCAGTTCTTGGGGCGCTTGAAGTAGGCGATCGGGTTGGTCTGCACGGGGGCGGTGACGTTGCCCGCGGGGACGTCGGCGGGGGTCGAGCCGGGCAGCACGGTCACGAGCTCCCAGCCGTCCTCCCCCCAGTTGTCGAGGATCTGCTTGGTGGCGTGGATCATCAGCGGCACGGTGGCGTATTCCCAGGTGGTCATGGCCCCAGCGTAGCCACCCGCGGGCCCGGACGCGGCACGGGTGACGGAGCGCACGGCCCGGGAGGCGGGGGTCCCGCTTGTAGACTGGCCCAATGGCCTCCCGCAAGAACCCTGCCACGCAGGCACCGTCGGCCCTGGGCAACGTCGTGGCGTTCATCGCCACCAGCATCGTTGCCGGCATCGTGGCCGCCGGACTCCTCGTGCCCCCCGCAGCCGCCACGGGTCTCGCCGCCAACGCCTCCATCGGGTGGTTCAAGGACCTCCCCGCCCAGATGGAGGCGGGGCCGATGTCCCGTGCCTCGACGGTGCTGACCCGTGACGGCACCGAGATCGCGACCTTCTACGCGCAGAACCGCACGCCCGTGGAGCTGGAGCAGATCTCCCCGCACATGAAGGACGCGCTGCTGGCCATCGAGGACCGCGACTTCTACGAGCACGGCGGCGTGGACCTCGGCGGCATCGTGCGCGCGCTGGGCAACAACATCGTCAACCCCTCGGCCCGCCAGGGCGCCTCGACGATCACGCAGCAGTACGTGAACAACCTGATCATCGACTCGCAGGTGCGCGCCGGCGAGGAGGCCACGACGATCGGCGGGGACAAGGGCTACGCCGACAAGATCAAGGAGATCAAGCTGGCCCTGTCCATGGAGCAGGAGCTGTCCAAGGACGAGATCCTCGAGGGCTACCTGAACATGGTGCTCTTCGGCGGGCAGAACTACGGCGTCGAGGCCGCCGCACAGTACTTCTGGGGCATCCCCGCCTCCGACCTGAGCATCTCCCAGTCCGCGGTGCTCGCGGGCATGGTGCAGTCCCCCAACTACTACGACCCCGCCGTGAACCCGGAGGCCGCCGAGGAGCGGCGCAACGTCGTGCTCGACACGATGCTGCTGACCGGGGCGATCACGGAGCAGGAGCACGCCGCGGCGGTCGCCGAGCCGATCCGGCTGGACCTGCACCCCACGAACTCCGGCTGCACCGCCGCGGAGGTCGCCCCCTACTTCTGCGACTACGTGCAGAACACCGTGCTGCAGAGCTCCGCCTTCGGCGACACGCCCGAGGAGCGGCTCAAGACCCTGCAGCTGGGCGGGCTCGAGATCACCACCACCCTGGACCTCGAGGCCCAGCGCAAGGCCGAGGAGGAGGTCAACCGCACGCAGCCGCGCGACGACAACCCCGACGGGGTCTCGACCGCGCTGGTCTCCCTCGAGCCCTCCAACGGCGACATCGTGGCGATGGCCCAGAACACCTACTACTCCACGGCCGAGGGCGACTCGAACACGACCTACAACTTCAACGTGGACTCGTGGATGGGCGGGGCCGGCGGCTTCCAGGTCGGCTCGACCTACAAGCCCCTGACCCTCGCCGCGTGGATCGACGCCGGCAACGGCGTCAAGGACGAGATCGACGCCTCCCAGACGAAGTGGCCGGCCGACCACCGCTGGCGCGCCTCCTGCCTGGAGAACGGGTACAAGATCGAGCCCGGCGACAACGGCGGGGGCTTCGAGATCCAGAACGCCTCCCCCGGCTACGAGCGGAGGATGCCCGTGGACTACGGGCTGTACAACTCCATCAACACCGCGATCTACGCGATGGCCGAGGAGATGGACCTGTGCAACATCGGGAAGATCTCCGAGTCCCTGGGCATCGTCAGCGGCAAGACCGGCGAGCCGGTGGACACCACGGTCCTGTCCTCGCTGCTGGGCGGCTCCGTGGACATCTCCCCCATGACCATGGCCCGGGCCTACTCGGCCTTCGCCAACCGCGGCGTGATGTGCGAGCCGCGCGCCCTGGAGAAGGTCACGGACTACACCGGCAAGGTCTACGACATCCCCGAGACCTCGTGCGAGCGGGTGATCAGCGAGGACGTGGCCGACGGCGTGAACTACACCCTCGAGCAGGTGTTGGTGCGCGGCTCCGGCTACAAGCGCGGCATCGACCTGCCCGGGGCCTCGGCGGCCAAGACGGGCACGACCGACAACTCCACCCAGACGTGGATGCTCGGCTACACCCGCGGCCTGGCCACCGCCTCGTGGGTGGGCAACTACGAGCTCGGCTCCCGCTCCCTCAACGACCTGAACATCGGCGGACGCACCGGCGGCTCCGACACCGACTGGGTCGACGGCTCGACCTACGCCGGTGAGCAGTGGCAGCGCTTCATGCGGGAGATCGCCCCGGACTACGACACCGACGACTTCGCGAAGCCCTCGGAGGACGTGCTCGAGGGTGAGAACGGCACCACGGAGATCGGCTAGGTGGCCGCCGCGGACCGGCCCGGCACCCCCGGCCGGGTGCCCGGACCGCTGCGCGCCGCCGCGGCCCTGGCCGGGGCCGGGCTCGCCGCGGGCGCGGGACTGGGCGCGTGGGGCGTCGTCGTCGAGCGCCGCCGCTTCCAGCTGCGCACCGAGCACCTGCGGCTGCTGCCGCCGGGCAGCGCCCCGCTGCGGATCCTGCACCTGTCCGACCTGCACGTGTGGCCCGGCCAGCGCGCGGTGCGCGAGTTCGTGCACTCGCTGGCCGCGCTGCGCCCGGACCTCGTGGTGGACACCGGCGACAACCTCTCCCACCCGGAGGCGCTGCCGGCGCTGCTGGAGATCCTCGAGCCGCTGCTGGCGTTCCGGGGCGCCTACGTGCCCGGATCGAACTGCTACTTCGGTCCGCGGCCGAAGAACCCCTTCCGCTACTTGTGGCGGGACACCTCCGGGGAGGGCCGCGACGAGGCCCCGCGGCTGCCCACCGGGGCCATGCACGCGGCCTTCGACGCCGCGGGGTGGACCCCCCTGATCAACCGGGCCGCGCGCCTGGAGGTCGCCGGGCACGTGCTGGACCTCTCCGGGGTGGACGACCCGCACCTGGGCTACGACCGTCACCCCGGCTTCCTGGACACCCCCGGGGCCGCGCTGCGCCTGGGCGTCGCCCACGCCCCGTACCTGCGCACCCTCGACCGGTTCGCGGCCGACGGCGCCGACCTCGTGCTCGCCGGCCACACCCACGGCGGGCAGGTCTGCCTGCCGGGCGGGCGGGCGCTCGTGAGCAACTGCGACCTCGAGCCCCGCCGCTGCAAGGGCCTGATCACCCAGGGCGGGGTCCCGGTCAACGTCTCGGCCGGCCTGGGCACCTCCCGCTTCGCCCCGATCCGGCTGTTCTGCCCGCCGGAGGCCGTCCTGCTCACGCTCACCGACTGAGTCCCGCGGGCACCGCGCGCCCCCGCGCACCGGGTCGGGTCAGGCGCCCGCCCCGCCGCGCGGACGCGGGACCAGGGCCTCGAGCACGGCGGGCAGCCGGAGCACCCCGTCCTCGGCGCAGAAGTGCCCCGCCCCCGGGACCACCTGCAGCCGGGCGCCCAGCCGCGCGGCGAGCTCCTCGGTGGCCGCCGCCGGGACGGTGGGGTCGTCGTCGGAGCGCAGGACAAGTCGGCGGCGGGTGCTCGCGCGCACGGCCGTGAGGTCGGTGTCCCCGGCAAGGAAGCCGTCCAGCAGCGGCACGGCCGCGAGCCGGCCCGTGAACCCCGCCACGAGCACGAGCCCGCCCAGCTCCCAGGGCCGCGGCAGCCGGGCGAGGTGGCGCAGCACGGTGACGCACCCGAGGCTGTGGGCCACCACGTGCGTGTGCGCGTCGACCGCGCCGACGGCCCGGCCCACCGCTTCCTGCCACGCCCCCGCCTCGGGGTACGAGGGCTCCGGCAGCTCGGCCGGGACCGTGCGGACGCCGTCGGCCTCCAGCCGCTCGCACAGCCAGGGGAACCAGTGGCTGCCGGGGGCGGCGTCGTAGCCGTGCACGACGACGACCCGCCGCACCTCCGGCTCCGCGGACCCGCTCACGCGCTGATCTCGGGCACCGCCACGATGATCCGGTGGTTGGTGCGCTCGCACAGGTACATCTCCACGGTGCCCTCGGGCACGGGCCCGCCCTCGGGCCACTGGTCCTCCGGCAGCCGGCGCAGCGTGCCGCCGCAGGACGGGCAGAT carries:
- a CDS encoding NUDIX hydrolase is translated as MEDREPWRIGRIEPDYRRSAVLILFGALDELPSRARGGTEGVGRDLDVLLVQRAATLRSHPGQVAFPGGRLDPEDGDPEERLDLPGGTVSAAHVRAALREAEEETGLDPRGVEVLGALAPVPLPVSNHLVTPVLAWWHESSPVDVVDHAESSLVFRVPVLDLLDPANRHYAGVTRGSQTYRSPAFTVPVPGTSGTVTVWGFTGVLLDRVLTALGWAVPWDTRRVLPAPL
- the nth gene encoding endonuclease III, with the translated sequence MAAATPVPPPAHLRAVDPARARAGAARRRRTGAAETPLARKRRARRINAVLAEAYPYAVAELDFENPYQLLVATVLSAQTTDVRVNATTPRLFAACPTPRALAEADEAQVEQIVRPLGFYRAKTRAIRALAQRIVDDFDGEVPGRLEDLVTLPGVGRKTANVVLGNAFGVPGLTVDTHFGRLARRFGWTGEEDPVKVERDVAELFEPRDWTDLSQRLVYHGRRVCHARRPACGVCPVADLCPSYGEGPTGTAEAAALLKYEFAPGREALLEGYLAGRTRAQLRAEGWELAP
- the acs gene encoding acetate--CoA ligase encodes the protein MASETAPVETTTFAPSREFAAQANAGAELYEQAEAEGTEFWARQARELLTWSKDFTEVLDWSNPPFAKWFQDGTLNACYNAVDRHVEAGNGDRVAIHFEGEPGDSRSYTYAELKDEVSKAANAMADLGVVKGDRVALYLPMIPEAVIAMLACARIGAIHSVVFGGFSADALRSRVEDGQAKLVVTADGSFRRGKPSMLKPAVDDALSRGGSSVEHVLVVRRNEAEVGMTEGRDVWWHDVVDAASTEHTPSEQGAEDPLFVLYTSGTTGKPKGIMHTTGGYLTQGAFTHKYVFDLKPKTDVYWCTADVGWVTGHSYVAYAPLVNGSTQVIYEGTPDSPHRGRFWEIVQKYKVSIMYTSPTAIRTMMKWGEEIPAEYDLSSLRVLGTVGEAINPEAWTWFHRVIGGGRCPIVDTWWQTETGAIMISQLPGVTVAKPGSAQVPMPGIKVDVVDDEGKPLGNEQSGLLVVREPWPAMLRTIWGDDDRYVDTYWSRFGDMYFAGDGAKRDADGDVWILGRVDDVMNVSGHRLSTPEIESALVSHSSVAEAAVVGATDETTGQAVIAFVILSDQAEAEGRDKAELAEEMRAHVGKEISPIAKPKKVLIVPELPKTRSGKIMRRLLKDVAEEREVGDVSTLADQTVMQQIVDSLAE
- the aroQ gene encoding type II 3-dehydroquinate dehydratase; this translates as MRRPIYVLNGPNLNLLGTRRPEVYGTTTLADIEAAVRARAGAAGWDVAFHQTNHEGVLVDLIQEARTAGAAIVINPAALTHYSIAVHDALEAAELPVVEVHLSNVHRREAFRHTSYVSLQADAVIAGAGAQGYELALDWLLRTLGEPAGT
- a CDS encoding MarP family serine protease, translated to MSPTLNLLDVLLAVVLLGYLVFGFRRGFFNSLGSLAGFVVGAVAAFTTAPWVSAQVDPQYRVGAVLAAVLVLLVLGQVLGGLVGRALSAVTERMRLGPLNRVAGALLDVSVAALVLSLLASFVAQLGIPSVSQQIASSAVLRAIDEHTPGPVRSAVTEAREAVDGATGIRELDALLFPAQEAPEQSADGPALQEAGRSVVQVYGTAVECRQNQTGSGFPTAPGQVVTNAHVVAGVQEPVVQTRDGTVHTASVVHYDPAADLAVLSVPTLDVRPLPLGQDPAPGDLVAFMGYPLGGPFSAGSATVQGTALAPLQDGAGGGTMEIIQVAGHVQQGNSGGPLVAQDGTVAGVVFAKALEGQVGYALTLGELRAALDAAAGRTQAVVPGTCAA
- a CDS encoding Crp/Fnr family transcriptional regulator — its product is MDIDVLRRAPLFASLDDQAFSALTEELTEVELTRGSTLFHEGDPGDQLYFIVSGKIKLGRTAADGRESLVAIMGPGELFGEMALFDPSPRSTSATAVSETRLMGLKHANLKKVIERSPDVSAQLLQALARRLRRTNESLADLVFSDVPGRVAKALLDLADRFGRPATDGILVAHELTQEELAQLVGASRETVNKALAEFVQRGWIRLEARAVVILDLQRLKQRSR
- a CDS encoding NUDIX hydrolase; this translates as MPSSPERAPRTGRLPAVRFFEVPERHREAARAWLERGAGIPGSTPVPAAAVVFVRDGEHGVETLLTHRTGSSSLGPVGFPGGPVEAHDDDPLDWAGPTPLEWTRRLGTDDVGRARRAVVAAARKAFEEVGVLLAGPDPMSTVESVEGAEWLRSREALALGDVSLADVLGRRRLVLRSDLLRPLAHWVSSDFVHRRHDVHYFTAVVPDGQTASLLGSRGTWCGWVDAARAVADPHGTWLGDLVGRPDTLGRPPAELLAPGSLVALESLAECSSAIAFLAKKRRIATLNPVLEEHGGRPVLRLDLG
- a CDS encoding RidA family protein produces the protein MSNDPRTGAVEARLAQLGLELPPVAAPVAAYVPAVVAGTWAWTSGQLPFVDGALPATGKVSASGAAGTVSPEQAQELAGRAALNAVAALREAVGNLDRVRRIVKVVGFVASDPSFTGQPGVVNGASELLGRIFGDAGVHARSAVGVAVLPLDAPVEVELVAELA
- a CDS encoding DUF4177 domain-containing protein, whose protein sequence is MTTWEYATVPLMIHATKQILDNWGEDGWELVTVLPGSTPADVPAGNVTAPVQTNPIAYFKRPKN